The Hippoglossus hippoglossus isolate fHipHip1 chromosome 24, fHipHip1.pri, whole genome shotgun sequence genomic interval AGGAGGACGACTGCGTGGTCAAGTTTTTCGAGACCCTCAAGGAATTCGTCAGCTATGACGAAGAGGTCTTCCCATGTGAACTAGTGGTGAGTGACAACATGATTTCAGGATATTGTATTCTTTCTGGTCCCGCCTCCCTTCCAAGTCCACCTGGACACGAACATACCACagtgtgctcgggccctaaatcGATCTCATTTATCAACAGCAAGGTTGGAGTCTGTCAGTGGAGCTGGTCGTCGGTGGGAGAGGAATTCGCCAGCGCACACAGAAGGATTCAGCGGTAAGCATGGTGAAGATTTAGGTATTTCCTGTGAGAGCGCTTTGACCTTTAATGATAACTGATCTATTTAGCTGATCTATTAAAAACTAAGCTAGTGCCAGCAACCAGTTAGCTTAACATAGCTttaaacagggggggggggaagctagCCTGGCTTTTCCCGGGACAAGATGGAGGCATTcttatctgggatattttggcttcatttctggatagtgggagaaagtggagatgcatcgtccacTTTTATATAAAGCCTATGATCTAAAAATATTTAGCAAAAAAACTGGTTCAAGTCTCTCATTAAAATCCAACAGTAGAATCATTGTGTATCTCAAACAGTGGAACAACTATAATTCAATTTAGCTTCATTTACTAAATTGAACATATTCCATTTCTTGACTCTTGTGCCATAGGCCGTGTTTCTTGCCGACTTCAAACAGATCAAGTCGGTACAATGTTTACCTCAGGGCGACGGCAAAGCTCTCCTGAACTTCAACATAGAGGGCGCCAGACAGGTAAATACCACAGCAACAGAATCATATATCATTACACAATATTCCTTTGTTCTCCAtgccctttttttctctttctgataGCGTCTATCGATCAACGTGCCCACGGTCCCTATGGCAGAGAACATGATTGACCTTATTGATGGGTACTGCCGATTGGAGAATGACACAGATGAAACTGTTATCTCCCGACCAGGAAAAGGTGAGTACAACTGAGCCATGTCCTTAACGGTGTCTTAAGACAACTGTGACTACAACATTGTTGGTAGTTTGATTAtagaaatgtataatttaaagctaactgtaaaatgtcatgACTAATTTCTATCCTAGAGGCTAATGCAGATCCCCTGCCTGAGATTCCTACAAGGTGAGTGGATTGTGGCTGTTTTCCAACTTGAAATGATTGGTGCCCTCTCTCAGTCCAAGCTCTACTCATTCCCATCGGTTGTAAAATGAACTGCAAAGTTAGTTATTGATGTGAGGGCCTGCTTTATTGAATCATGCTGTCAGTGCTGCGTGGAGCCATAACTGGAAAATGTATGACCAGGGCTTTCTCTCATTCTGTCTTTTCTgcggagcagcagagacaacagcAACAGCTCGGCGAGATACAGTATGGGTGAGCTGACACTTTCTCTATTGTATCACACAGTATTACGATTTTTTTCATACTAAAAACGGTATATTGAGCGAGGCGCAGAAGAATTTACGatcaacacaacatttttaaaaagttatcttgtttgtgtttgcagggtCGGATATCTACTGTGAGATCCTCGATGAAAGGCCCAAATCAGGTTTGTCgcaattttgttttcatatctATACGAATAATACAAATACGAATAAAGTCATGTTTGAGCTTTGTTAAATCCCGTTCTCTAGTGGTGAAGTATGGGATTGACCGAAATGACATCGTTCTCGGCCGGATTCTCGGTGAGGGTTTTTTCGGGGAAGTCTACGATGGAGTTTACAAGAAGAATGTAAGTGTATCTTATCCtgagctgatttcagacatgacatttcgcagagtttgactttcacatatgaaggacGGAGCAGGAGATAGTCCGGGTCAGTTGCGTTTTTCAACATCAGGAAAATATCTAGAAAATTCACACGACGGGTGGCACCTGGGCAGAGCATTCAGGAGTTAGATATATATGATGTTTAAATTTCACTGCGGAAATCccatgattttgtttacagcacatacCGTAAAAACGTTTTTGTTAACAttttcgtctgtgtcttctatgtgtgtggcagctctttttcatcctgaaatatttgtgttcttccagtttagCGTTCGTCGCGTGTTAGAAAAGTCTTAAACTGCCCACTCTCTTgtgactcactctgacattttcaggaCAAGTTCTGAAAAGTTCTgtaaaatgtccggagcaactgactctaTCGTTTGCATTCTTACACAcggcccctctggaaaatgtctggacctcagtgcatatctgaaagcagctcagttGAGACTATGTTCACATCCCAAACTGACTTTAACAGGCTCAGTTGTTTACTCTGGGCTGTTTGCCTCTTATTGATTTCCATTAGTTGAAGGACTGTGTCTTTTGGTCTGTTGATCTAACAGAATGTAGAGAGGATCAATGTTGCAGTGAAAACCTGCAAAGACTGCTCACCTGACGTGATGGAGAAGTTCATGAGCGAAGCAGGTAATGAAGTAGAATACACCAGAATGACAGTTGTCATGCAAATAAAGGAGCTTTGACAATAACACGTGTTCAATTTTATTGTCAGTAATAATGAAGAGCCTGGAACATCCTCACATCGTCAAACTGATCGGGATCATCGAGGAGGATCCTGTGTGGATCGTCATGGAGCTTTATGAGTACGGAGAGGTTAGTGTCGACCATGATGTTTATTTTAGTCTTAAAGGGTTTGATTTGTTTAAGATGCATCAACAAGACTCTGAAATCTTCTGCCATGTCAACAGGGAACATGGGTCGTGTGTGATATTGGTGCAGTTGCATCTAtttgcatgagagagagactcagTGAGAGGGAGCTGCTGTACGTCTGAGCCGATGAAGTCTAAATTAAATTCCTGCCCTAACTCAAACGTTGACTCTGTCGCAGCTGGGAAACTACCTGACTCAGAACGAGAAGACGCTGACCAACATGACGCTGGTGCTGTTCAGTCTGCAGATCTGCAAAGCCCTGGTCTACCTCTCCGGGGTCAACGTGGTTCACAGGTGAGagaatattctccatctttattcagGGACACTGTCATTACATTCTATTTACAGTAGATAAATTCAATTTTCTTCAGACAGTTTTACAGTTATTGGTCTTTCACTTATTATATAAATGAAAGTCTTGTTAAAATATGTTCTTTAAATGATTTTAGTTCTGAAATCTGGTCACATGTCTTGTATTTACCATGAGATTCTGCACAATATTAGTTAACAAAGACTAAGACATTCATCATGTCTTATCTACGTCATCTCCATCTATACCCACGTAGAATTTGACCTTTCTGTTTCACAGGGACATTGCAGTCAGGAACGTGTTGGTTGCCAGTCAAGCCTGTGTGAAGCTCGGAGACTTTGGTCTATCGAGGTACATCGAGGATGAAGAATATTACAAAGGTAACCGAGGCAAACTGAGAGAATAAACACtgattcagtagtttttatagTCAGTTTTAATACAATTCACAAGTATTTCAGAGAGAAATATGTTATACCATATGTTATACTACTATTCCCAACTGTGTGCACATGGGAATTTGCCTCCTGCACAAATAGTAGGGCAGTCTGATATAACAGGTTTAAAcgaaactgtaaaataaacaagtgaTTTAGTCATCTCATGTGGATAATGTTCCTAATGTGTATAATTTTGGGTCAAATAAAAACTGGTCCCATTTCGTTGCAGCGTCTGTTACTCGGTTGCCCATAAAGTGGATGGCTCCAGAGTCCATCAACTTCAGACGCTTCACCACAGCCAGTGATGTCTGGATGTTTGGTgagtgcacacgcacacacacacacacacacacacacacacacacacctacacacacacacacacacacactcacagggcAAAAGACAGGTGGCTCCAAACAAGCCCTTTATGATTTTATGACATGGCAACAATAATTTGAACTAAAATTAGCTCCTGGGTGAGCAAACAACCCGAACAGCCTCACTGGTCTTGACCTAAAGTAGAGATAAAGGTGATGTtctataaaaacatatataaaggATTCTTTAGTTCCCCCCGGTGATGTTGTTTAAGAACAATACTATTTGAATAATGAGTTTAATATCTAGAAAGAATGACAGAGAATTTGTCAGCAACTAAGTTGattaattaatcatttagtttttaatttttcaagcaaaaatgaaaaacattttcaacttaTTACTTCTGTAGCCAAGTGAATATCTGTGTGTTCAGAACTGgaataaaattattataaattaaaatttgAAGTCATCACACTCGGCTTTAGTAATTTACAGACTAAACAAATAATAGAGAGAATAATTACCAGATTAatcaatgatgaaaataattatttgccACCCTTGTTTGTTTACAACTCCATCACCAATAGCaccaacacaaatacactgagGCTGAAATGCCTCATTATGTATTTATGGATAAAAGACTTCATCACCAAACAGAACTTCACACTGCTGGTTTGTCTTTCCTCACTGGCTGATTTACATCTCAATTGGTTCAAACTTGCCTCTGTAGTCTTGTCACAGAGCTTGATGACTGAATTTATCTCCAAGCatctgttggtttgtgtgtgtttgtgttgctctgcagccgtgtgtgtgtgggaggtaATGAGTCGCGGGCAGCAGCCATTTTTCTGGCTGGAGAACAGAGACGTGATCAACCAACTGGAGCAGGGCATCAGGCTGCCCAAACCGGACAACTGCCCCCCGGCCCTCTACTCCCTCATGACCCGCTGCTGGTCCTACGACCCCAGAGAGAGACCCACCTTCACCGAGCTGGTCGTCAAGATCAGGTTCGTCTGTGGGCGATTTTAACAAAGTGCCTGAGTGCATGGAAATGAGGCCCAGATGTTGAAGGTAGTTGGTTTCAATGACATCGGGTCACATTTGGATTTTATGACTTTCCATTACAATTTTCTCCTCATTGACATGTGAAGAAATAACCCAAAGCACTTTATATacataaaagtgtttttcttctctcagctGTTTGACTCATAAGCCAGAAGCCCAAAAGtatggtggccctgagagcCCAACACACTTTAACTTTTGGAAAACAGCCATTTAGACAAACATGTTGTAAAATGAATGATGATGTTTTCTTAATTATCTTGTGTCTTGTCCCgttgattgtgttttattaagtTGCAGTGCATTGAGCTGGCAGGGCCACCATATAAAAGCCTCATTAAGATGCAAATGTTAATGTACTTTTAATAGAATGACTTTCTCAGTTtgccaaaaaataaaacaagttagGTCCATTGACCACTGGTTTTTAAACTATTATAATTAATATCAGATGATCTATAGATAATGAATAATGTAGCTAATAAGTTCCAgtctgcattccaaagtgtccttaggcaagatgctgaacagtgtatgaatggtgtgtgatacaAAAAGCACAGTGTATAGAGGTGCTGTATtaacatgtgtgtgaatgggtgaatgcgacTTGTCCTGTAAAAAGCTTTGAGTGCTTAATGAGACTGGAAAGGTTCTAAAAACAGTCCATTCACCATTtgtaatgtataaatatgtaaaaatgaaaatcagcaGGGCCATGAAATCAGTCTATccatttaaagtaaattaatCCAGCAGGTTGTGACCTGATAAAACGGCCCATcaggtgtgtttctgttgctctgaACTGTTTTCTCTGGTCCGTCAGCGATGTCCACAAGatggagaaggagcaggaagtggagagagagagggaccgAGCGCGCTCCACTAAATATTTTGACCCCAAGTTCACGTTAAATGAGCCTCCACCCAAGGTACGAATCTGTGCCCCGACCAGACACTGGTTTaataatgtctttatttatacagcaaaGTACAAAGAGCTTAACAAGAATAAATATAACTCACAATTTAAATTTTTACGTTTTTGCTTTAGCCTACGAGAATGAAACCATCGCGGTTTGGGAACACGCTCAGTATCGGGCTGCACATTCAGGTACGTCAGTGAATGCAAGCAACTTCCACAGATTCCTCCAAGATGACAGACTTTATTTAAGAAGATGATGTGTGTTTACCCGTGCAGCTGAATGAGGCTTTATGTGCCAGCTCACCTGATCTGGCGAGTCCGTGTGAATATCAGTCCCCCGTCGACTCCATGAACATGCTGACGCTGCCGGCCCGGTCCCCTCGCCGTCGCAGCATGGGGGTAAGAAACACGCCGCACTCTAAAGGCCGaagcttctgtttgtgtgtccgaTTTCTAACTTGTTCTAATGTAGATAAACCTATAACACTAAAGCACCACCTTCAATAAGTAGATGCTCTTGCCCCTGTGACATTTCCTTGATCCTCTCATTACAGGAGAACGAGTTTCCCCGGGTGGAACCAAACAGCAGGGAGGACGCCCAGCGCCTgtggcagagggagaagaggaacaTGCACGACACCCTCCGCCTACAGAAAGCGCAGATGATGGAGGATGAaatgtggctgcagcaggaagagaaactCCTGGTGGGAAACAGAGCATCATTAACTTGTGTCAaccccctctctgtgtctctgtaccCCCCCGCTCCAGAAATCAACGTGGCCCTGGAGGCTACGCTGAACGTGGTCTCGTTAAACGATACCAACCTGCTCGTTCCCTCTCGACACCCCGCTAGTTTTGAATTTAATGTCACTCTGATAAGAGTTCCACAGAGAAGGTCCACGTCCATAATCTATAAAATGAACCTGCCTGTTCTTTTGCAGGACCCCATGGGACCAGATGATCCCACCAGGCCAGAGGTAGGTGTCTGTGCGGCACACACTGTGATTTCAATGATATTAAAGGAAAAATCTATTtatataagaaataataatactGATATTTAAGTTAGATTTTAAATACCTTGCTACTAATTGTCTTTTTGGAATGTCTTTGGTGGCATATTCATCTTATTTATTCCCAGTGACCAGGTGTACACATTTTCACAGTTACAATGAAGTTAGAAAACACTTAGTTGAATATAACTTCTGCAAGAAACAACAGTGAAGTAAACCTGATGATTTAAAGTGGAAATTAAGCAGTGAAAGTGCAGTGATGCTGGTTAATATGGAGGACTGAGACTGCcaaatgtttctattttgaGGTTAGGTTTGTCAAACTCtgggcattctgggaaatgtaggaaacTGCATTGGATACAGCAACACACCGTAAATTAGGAAGACTGTTCCTTTAAGATTTTTATTCCAATATACCTTTCTCAGGTGGAATCTAAATTAAATCTAGAAATAAATCTGATAGCAAATGAGTTCTTCCGTTATTTACTGGGATTATCTATTTGCACCATTGTCTATACATAATTTGACCATTTCTGGTCCTGATGggatttttctttgtcttttctctttagTCTCGAGAAGATGACACATCAAATGGCAAGTGCTTAAAGAAATTGGCAAATTAAATGAATTCTGAAGGCTGATTATCTCTGTCTTAatcctcctgtctctcttttctttctctcttgtctcttaTAACGTTCATCTTTCTGCCTCACAGCTCCGCCAGACAAGCCCCCACGGCTCACAGCACAGGTAATTATATCAAACTTCATCATTATAAtatcttttaatattaaaagaCCATTTAATTTTATTAGGTTTGATTTatagataaaaaaagaatttataATGAACTTTTTGAGacttttaaaaaggtttaattACCCCTGAGGTGACAGTGGATTGAAGTCACCTTATAATTATATAACCTTATAATAATTGGATGagtattttaattattaactCATTATACCCTTTTCTAGCCTACGCCCACAGCTGAACTGGACCGCTCTGATGACAAAGTGTATAAATCCGTCATGGACGTGGTCAAAGTTGTCGTTCAGCTAAAGAATGACATCACTGAACTGCAGTCAGATGATTACATCAACATTGTCAAGGTACAATTCAGTTTTGGCTTTATTCCTTTAAAGTTTGTCGATGTTTTATAAGCAATCTGAATTCTGCCCATCCCGACTCAAACATGTGATTCATTCTCTTCGTGGATTTCGGCCCTCAGTCTGCAGGGATGGCTTTACGAGATCTGATTCGCAGTGTGGATGACATACTGCCCACCCTACACGAGTCTATCAGGACTGAGGTAAACGACATCATCTGCTGCTTGTTTGCTCTGTTTACTCGTCGCGCTGGTTCCTgtctttattgtttgtgttcctTTCCTCCATGTCTGTACCTCTGATTGTATCTGAAACAAAAAGTGGCAGGAAACCACGTCAAACAATATAATTGAAAAGGATACAAATTTgcaaaggttcagtgtgtggaatttagtgacatctagtggtaaagttgcatgtttaCCTCAACCTCCACTAAAGGTGTGAAAGAAATGTATACAATGTTGCACTGAGATAATGCAGAGTTGAAACAACATATCCCGGTAGCAGTTTCAACAAAACCTTGACATTTATTAACTTCACGAAGATGGTAATTATTTACgattattcttattcttcaGTATTGTAAAatcttttgtttgttattgtgtatGTCCACTGTAAAATACTGGTGGGCGAAAACTGATGTAAATCCTCCGTTGTTACCGTTGCCGCAGATCGAGGGCACCCAGAAGCTGCTGAACAACGACATGGCGGAGCTGATCAGTAAGATGCGTCTGGCCCAGCAGAACGCCATCACCTCTTTGAAGGAGGAGTGTAAGAAACAGCTGCTGGCTGCGGCGCACACTCTGGCTATGGACAGCAAGAACTTGTTGGATGCCGTGGACCAGGCGAGGGTCAGGGCCAACGTAGCCAAGCCAGTGGTCCCCTAGTGGACTGTAAAACCTTCTGGTTAAGTTGAaatcagactctctctctctcacatttgCACATAGCTGGACATTTCCTTTGGGATGAAATCTGCCTCTTGCAGCCTCTGGTCCCCTCATTCATCATCCTGTAAATGTATGTTGTTAAATTTGAATGTATAGTGGTAGAACTCGGGCTAACTTTGAGTGTGTATACTGGAATGGGGGATTTATAGGGTAGTCTACAGATATCAGGCACTGTATTTAGAATACTGTCAGTTCTGACAAACTTCCTTTTATGTGAACTATTATCGTTTGTGTCTGGTGAGTTATTGATTTAATTGCTCGCTGGGAAATTGAAACTTCCTTGTAAATATAAAACGCGTCTTCTGATAAATACTGTAGTTTTTACTGCGGCGGGAAAAAAATTAATCTCAAgttaatgtttgtcttttaaagcTGTCGATAGTTATGTGTGTGAAGAGTAAAgatgataaaaatgaaaaggtttgTCCGCTCGATATGTCCTTTAAGTGTCACAATGACTCATCATTTGAAATTATgagcattatatatatatatatatgtaaattatGATGAAGACTTGAATAATGAATTGTCAGATGTTTCCAACATTATGATCAACTTGAAAAATCAAGTCTTAGCATTATGCCATACAAACattatcataaaatatgaaattctAGCACATAATTcaaatgatattaaataaacataatgaTTTATACTACTGCACTTCAACGCCTGTTCATTGTTTCAAGTATTTAAATCAGAAAGTTTTGCATTCATTATCTTTCTGTGCTCATTTGGATCGACTGGGaggaaaataattattaaaaacagatcaaaacaaacattaaatttATTATAAGCACTGACTTAATCTTCGCTGTAATCTATTTTATAAGCGATAGACACAATAAAGGCATAACCTGTACAGTAATGTAATCCCATGCAGCAACATAAAACCACTTAGCCTCTGAAATCACCACACAGTGGAATCAACCCATCAAAAGTAATATGCATCACAAAAGTCAACTGGCTGTTAAATTGAATTGTCTTACATGATAACACACAGGTTCGGATTGAGTTCTTCTCCCTGCTGCACTTTGTGTGTATCAACATTTGAGTGTTCCAGCGTACGGTACATCAATATATTGACATGTAGAGATAGTCGTCAGTGCACAGAAAGTTGAGCTTGAAGACTTGGATAAAAAGAGTTAtcttttataatttctttttataaataGAATAACTATGGTCAATATGAAATGTCGGGAAGAAAGTGTCATTTATGCTTCTGGCTGAAATACGATGGTGTGCAAACAGTGCTCATTTACACTCAATAAATGCCATGACAGGCCTTTCAACAGTTTTCATCATGGTATTTATTATCATACTGTATGATCATTCAAAACATAAGTTTAattatgagaagaaaaaaaaacattaaataaaaaacaaggtCCAGTCAATATCTATAACAACAGCATGTTGGTCCAAATGTCAAAACCAAAGGGAGTTTAACGTCGTCCCATTTTATGATGAATGAGGTTCATGGCTCATCAAAGTATTTCATCGCTCAAACATCTACTAAAGTACGTCTACCCACGTGGAAGTAGTTTGTCAGCAGCTCATCAGGCATCAACAACAGGGCTGAAAACTTCTAAAAGTACTGCATGAAATCCTGTCTGCTGTATcagctgtattttatttttactactGCTGCAGACCAGTACTGTGGAAAGTATTTGGAAAAccgctttctttttttatacacaCGTGTATGTAGAGGTTAACCCCAGTGACCTCGAGCGATCTGTGGTCTGAGAGAGAGGTAGTTGTACTCAAAGACTTCTTCACACACAACTCCAAACTAAACCCAGAGATCCCAGCGTGTACCAGGGGCTATGAGCTAAGAGGAAACCAACATGTGAGTAAAACATATTTGGATTTACTGGGAGCCACTAAACagaacagtttgacatttcttCCCGATTTCGGTTTGGTGGTGTGAAGTCATGAGCTGATGAGGCCACACGCTGGGCTGTAAGGTGTAACACAAACTCCAGACTTTGGCCTAAATGTCAAACGTCACTCAAGTGAAGGTGGttgtgggttttatttttctctttccttcaaGCGCTAGATCATGCCGGCGAGCCAGGGCGGCAGGAAGAGGCCGATGGTCCCAAGCAGGCAAACAATTATGAACATCCACAGGAAGATGCGGTCAATGACCATGGCGACGTACTTCCAGTCCTCCTTCACCTGagtggagggaaacagagaaagCAAGGAATGAAATATTACGATTTTGTTGGAGCCAAACTTTTGAATAGTTCAGTGCTTGGTTGGAAAGCCCTGTactcatttgtatttgtgtcttaGTCTTTTTTACATCAGTATACAATAATATCTAAGATGACCATTGAGTTGTTTGTACTAAGTCCAGGTCCAGGAACAGATACTTGTTATGTGGGTGTCAGGATTCATGGATTGTGATTTATACTCACACAAAGAGATAATACTGTTAGTAATTGAGAGGGAGGATAGATGACAGATGTTAATACTCACACTGAAGTCAGCGTCCTCAGCTCTCAGGTGGTCTGCAATGTAGTGCACCCCTTCTAATGCCCGCACTACACTGGGTGAAAGCAGGAATGTGGAGTCTGATACAGTATTTTCTACTTTAGTCGGCCTCTGAGTGG includes:
- the ptk2bb gene encoding protein tyrosine kinase 2 beta, b isoform X1, which codes for MYEVMSGDTLSWKVLSPRQSTVEPSPESLITGDGGPIKILKVCFCTNNNLGKNFKLVKCDSSWQVRAIIRSILVSGRLGPNITHTACYGLLLKHLKSEELHWLHPDLTVGEVEQRYESNHVEAEWRYDLRIRYVPVNFLEKFEDERSTLMFFYQQVRSDYMQYHASKVSDGMALQLGCLEIRRFYKDMNAKGLEKKSNFELLEKEVGLDLFFPQQLINSMKSKQLRKLIQQTFQQFATLKEDDCVVKFFETLKEFVSYDEEVFPCELVQGWSLSVELVVGGRGIRQRTQKDSAAVFLADFKQIKSVQCLPQGDGKALLNFNIEGARQRLSINVPTVPMAENMIDLIDGYCRLENDTDETVISRPGKEANADPLPEIPTSRDNSNSSARYSMGSDIYCEILDERPKSVVKYGIDRNDIVLGRILGEGFFGEVYDGVYKKNNVERINVAVKTCKDCSPDVMEKFMSEAVIMKSLEHPHIVKLIGIIEEDPVWIVMELYEYGELGNYLTQNEKTLTNMTLVLFSLQICKALVYLSGVNVVHRDIAVRNVLVASQACVKLGDFGLSRYIEDEEYYKASVTRLPIKWMAPESINFRRFTTASDVWMFAVCVWEVMSRGQQPFFWLENRDVINQLEQGIRLPKPDNCPPALYSLMTRCWSYDPRERPTFTELVVKISDVHKMEKEQEVERERDRARSTKYFDPKFTLNEPPPKPTRMKPSRFGNTLSIGLHIQLNEALCASSPDLASPCEYQSPVDSMNMLTLPARSPRRRSMGENEFPRVEPNSREDAQRLWQREKRNMHDTLRLQKAQMMEDEMWLQQEEKLLVGNRASLTCVNPLSVSLYPPAPEINVALEATLNVVSLNDTNLLVPSRHPASFEFNVTLIRVPQRRSTSIIYKMNLPVLLQDPMGPDDPTRPESREDDTSNAPPDKPPRLTAQPTPTAELDRSDDKVYKSVMDVVKVVVQLKNDITELQSDDYINIVKSAGMALRDLIRSVDDILPTLHESIRTEIEGTQKLLNNDMAELISKMRLAQQNAITSLKEECKKQLLAAAHTLAMDSKNLLDAVDQARVRANVAKPVVP
- the ptk2bb gene encoding protein tyrosine kinase 2 beta, b isoform X2, which encodes MYEVMSGDTLSWKVLSPRQSTVEPSPESLITGDGGPIKILKVCFCTNNNLGKNFKLVKCDSSWQVRAIIRSILVSGRLGPNITHTACYGLLLKHLKSEELHWLHPDLTVGEVEQRYESNHVEAEWRYDLRIRYVPVNFLEKFEDERSTLMFFYQQVRSDYMQYHASKVSDGMALQLGCLEIRRFYKDMNAKGLEKKSNFELLEKEVGLDLFFPQQLINSMKSKQLRKLIQQTFQQFATLKEDDCVVKFFETLKEFVSYDEEVFPCELVQGWSLSVELVVGGRGIRQRTQKDSAAVFLADFKQIKSVQCLPQGDGKALLNFNIEGARQRLSINVPTVPMAENMIDLIDGYCRLENDTDETVISRPGKEANADPLPEIPTSRDNSNSSARYSMGSDIYCEILDERPKSVVKYGIDRNDIVLGRILGEGFFGEVYDGVYKKNNVERINVAVKTCKDCSPDVMEKFMSEAVIMKSLEHPHIVKLIGIIEEDPVWIVMELYEYGELGNYLTQNEKTLTNMTLVLFSLQICKALVYLSGVNVVHRDIAVRNVLVASQACVKLGDFGLSRYIEDEEYYKASVTRLPIKWMAPESINFRRFTTASDVWMFAVCVWEVMSRGQQPFFWLENRDVINQLEQGIRLPKPDNCPPALYSLMTRCWSYDPRERPTFTELVVKISDVHKMEKEQEVERERDRARSTKYFDPKFTLNEPPPKPTRMKPSRFGNTLSIGLHIQLNEALCASSPDLASPCEYQSPVDSMNMLTLPARSPRRRSMGENEFPRVEPNSREDAQRLWQREKRNMHDTLRLQKAQMMEDEMWLQQEEKLLDPMGPDDPTRPESREDDTSNAPPDKPPRLTAQPTPTAELDRSDDKVYKSVMDVVKVVVQLKNDITELQSDDYINIVKSAGMALRDLIRSVDDILPTLHESIRTEIEGTQKLLNNDMAELISKMRLAQQNAITSLKEECKKQLLAAAHTLAMDSKNLLDAVDQARVRANVAKPVVP